The proteins below are encoded in one region of Planctopirus limnophila DSM 3776:
- a CDS encoding PAS domain-containing hybrid sensor histidine kinase/response regulator, with protein sequence MVLSLSPDIPTIESVEQCLQAIGHATLLVGSNEWDVIYANFAYEEMMSCQQAEITGKRLCEIHEGCWNRSALLSSLQNTCHGDRLEQIIVEHNDSNGSNRSFEVHHRVAQLGTSRLCHLLSFRDISIIRQLEGAYKRSEARHQALLDSAVDAIVIINTRGAIKAFNPAAERLFGFSSDEVLGLNVNMLMPSPYQQEHDNYLKRYLETKERRVIGIGREVIGKRKDGTVFPMNLSISEVTDGEERLFVGTVRDITHSKRTEEALRDSEARVRAILGTAVDAIITIDESGLIKSLNSAAQKMFGYSHHEMIGENVRMLMPDPYRGEHDGYLQKYQQTGTRRVIGIGREAVGRRRDGSTFPMELSVSEVRQGSRRYFTGIVRDITERKRYEARLRESIEESSRSQARLKIQAEELAQQATSLSEARKSAEAANRAKSDFLANMSHEIRTPMTAILGFAEQVSASLNRPEDCEALSIIRRNGEHLLKLINDILDISKIESGLFEIEKTTCDLRVLIHDLMQSIGPKAAQKKIGLTVNFATNVPVCIETDVLRLKQSLMNLLSNAVKFTEQGGVDLSVRMTEEFTTAPRIQMQICDTGIGIAAEHLDKLFIPFSQADTSVSRRFGGTGLGLAISKRLIELMGGDLQVKSILGSGSSFTITLPTGKISHSALGTSRQVSGPRLTKALQAEARVREKPLGILLAEDGVDNQKLIGLILRKAGHDLTIAEHGGVAIALYERAIAAGQNIDMILMDMQMPFVDGYEATRRLRSMGCQIPIVALTAHAMVGDREKCLQAGCTEYMTKPIDRHALLQLIDELGHPSSVLSQQPI encoded by the coding sequence ATGGTGTTGTCGTTGTCGCCCGACATTCCGACGATTGAGAGCGTTGAACAGTGCCTCCAAGCCATTGGTCATGCCACATTACTCGTGGGATCAAACGAGTGGGACGTGATCTATGCGAACTTCGCCTACGAAGAGATGATGTCGTGTCAGCAGGCGGAGATTACAGGGAAACGTCTGTGTGAGATCCACGAGGGGTGCTGGAATCGATCCGCATTACTGAGTTCTTTGCAGAATACTTGCCACGGCGATCGGCTGGAACAGATTATCGTCGAGCACAATGATTCGAATGGGTCAAATCGTTCCTTCGAAGTGCATCATCGGGTGGCACAACTGGGAACATCGAGATTGTGTCACCTGCTGAGTTTTCGCGATATCTCCATCATCCGCCAGCTTGAAGGTGCTTATAAACGGAGTGAAGCCCGCCACCAGGCTCTGCTGGATTCGGCTGTGGATGCCATTGTGATCATTAACACTCGCGGGGCCATTAAAGCATTTAATCCGGCAGCCGAGCGATTGTTTGGTTTTTCGAGCGATGAAGTTCTGGGACTGAACGTCAACATGCTCATGCCGTCGCCTTATCAGCAGGAGCATGACAACTATCTGAAGCGATATCTCGAAACCAAAGAAAGGCGGGTTATTGGGATCGGTCGAGAAGTGATTGGTAAGCGGAAAGACGGAACAGTTTTTCCGATGAATCTTTCGATCTCAGAAGTCACCGACGGTGAAGAGCGATTGTTTGTCGGGACTGTTCGCGACATTACCCATTCCAAACGAACAGAAGAAGCACTGCGTGACAGTGAGGCGCGGGTGCGAGCCATACTCGGAACTGCGGTGGATGCGATTATCACGATTGACGAATCGGGATTGATCAAGTCGCTCAATTCAGCAGCTCAGAAGATGTTTGGCTACTCTCATCATGAAATGATTGGTGAGAATGTGCGGATGCTCATGCCGGATCCTTATCGTGGTGAGCATGATGGCTATCTGCAGAAGTACCAGCAGACTGGAACTCGACGTGTGATCGGGATTGGCCGGGAAGCTGTGGGCCGCCGGCGAGATGGTTCGACATTTCCTATGGAGTTGTCAGTCAGTGAAGTCCGGCAAGGTTCCCGACGTTATTTTACAGGCATCGTGCGAGATATTACTGAGCGCAAGCGGTACGAGGCTCGCTTGCGAGAATCGATTGAAGAATCATCGAGATCTCAAGCTCGATTGAAGATTCAGGCCGAGGAACTGGCACAGCAGGCGACAAGTCTTTCTGAAGCAAGAAAATCGGCAGAGGCAGCGAATCGTGCGAAGTCTGATTTTCTGGCAAATATGAGTCATGAGATTCGAACGCCGATGACAGCGATTCTGGGTTTTGCCGAGCAAGTCTCTGCGAGTTTGAATCGACCAGAGGATTGTGAAGCGTTGTCGATCATTCGGCGGAATGGTGAGCATCTGCTCAAACTGATTAACGACATTCTCGATATTTCCAAGATCGAATCCGGTCTGTTTGAAATCGAGAAAACGACATGTGACTTGCGTGTGTTAATCCATGATCTCATGCAATCGATCGGGCCTAAAGCCGCACAAAAGAAGATTGGTTTGACAGTCAATTTTGCGACCAATGTCCCGGTCTGTATCGAGACTGATGTCCTGAGGCTGAAGCAGTCGTTGATGAATCTGTTGAGTAATGCCGTCAAGTTTACAGAACAAGGTGGTGTGGATCTCTCGGTGCGAATGACGGAAGAGTTTACGACCGCACCACGAATACAGATGCAGATTTGTGATACGGGAATCGGGATCGCGGCTGAGCATCTTGATAAGTTGTTCATCCCGTTTTCGCAGGCTGATACTTCGGTGAGCAGACGGTTTGGAGGAACTGGATTAGGGCTGGCGATCAGCAAGCGATTGATCGAGTTAATGGGTGGCGATCTGCAGGTGAAGAGTATTCTCGGGAGTGGGTCGTCATTCACGATCACTTTGCCAACCGGAAAAATCAGTCATTCGGCTCTGGGAACTTCGAGACAGGTCTCTGGCCCAAGGTTGACAAAAGCACTCCAGGCTGAAGCCAGAGTGCGGGAGAAGCCGCTGGGCATTCTACTGGCTGAAGATGGTGTTGATAATCAGAAACTCATTGGTCTGATTCTCCGCAAAGCGGGGCATGATCTGACAATCGCCGAGCATGGAGGAGTTGCGATTGCCCTGTATGAGCGGGCCATCGCAGCGGGGCAGAATATCGACATGATCCTGATGGATATGCAGATGCCCTTTGTGGATGGTTACGAGGCGACCCGCCGGTTGCGAAGTATGGGATGTCAAATCCCGATTGTGGCGTTAACAGCCCATGCCATGGTTGGTGATCGCGAGAAGTGCCTGCAGGCGGGATGTACGGAGTACATGACCAAGCCGATTGATCGCCATGCCTTGCTGCAACTGATTGATGAACTGGGTCATCCTTCGTCCGTCTTGAGTCAGCAGCCGATTTGA
- a CDS encoding C-terminal binding protein, with translation MYQVLLTDRAWPSLDIETEVLAAAGARLIEAPAGDEKTLCELAAEADAIATNWAKVTPAVIAAAPRLKTVARLGIGLDNIAIPECTARGIPVTNSPDYCTHEVSDHALGLLLALSRKIAFFHHRTKQGEYNLGAGLPLTRIKGQKLGLVGLGNTARALVPKARALGLEILAHTSSGNDYGTGCQMVSLGELLSQSDFISVHAPLTPATRKMFGKEQFRQMKPTAYLINTSRGGLIDEAALEEAIKSGCIAGAALDVFDPEPCDLSRPLFQDERVIVTPHAAFISEQSLEQMRREVMEQIVQVFRGEKPRNLVNLK, from the coding sequence ATGTATCAAGTTCTGCTGACAGATCGTGCCTGGCCCAGCCTGGATATCGAAACGGAAGTGCTGGCCGCAGCCGGTGCCAGATTAATTGAAGCTCCGGCAGGTGATGAAAAAACACTCTGCGAACTGGCAGCAGAGGCCGACGCGATTGCCACCAACTGGGCCAAGGTGACGCCAGCAGTGATAGCAGCAGCACCGCGGTTGAAAACTGTGGCACGTCTGGGAATTGGACTGGATAACATTGCGATTCCCGAATGTACGGCCCGTGGGATTCCCGTCACCAATTCACCCGACTACTGCACTCACGAAGTTTCTGATCATGCCCTCGGATTGCTGTTGGCCTTGTCGAGAAAGATTGCCTTTTTTCATCATCGAACCAAACAGGGCGAATACAACCTGGGGGCGGGGTTGCCTTTAACCCGCATCAAAGGCCAAAAGCTGGGGCTTGTGGGATTGGGAAATACGGCTCGCGCACTGGTACCCAAAGCCAGAGCCCTCGGCTTGGAGATTCTGGCCCATACATCCAGTGGCAATGATTACGGGACGGGCTGCCAGATGGTGAGCCTGGGAGAGCTTTTGTCGCAAAGCGACTTTATCTCGGTACATGCTCCACTCACTCCGGCCACACGCAAGATGTTCGGGAAAGAGCAGTTTCGCCAGATGAAGCCGACGGCGTATCTCATCAATACTTCGCGTGGTGGATTGATTGATGAGGCGGCGTTGGAAGAGGCCATCAAGTCGGGATGTATTGCCGGTGCAGCGCTGGATGTCTTCGATCCGGAACCTTGCGATTTAAGCAGACCACTTTTTCAGGATGAACGCGTCATCGTCACCCCCCATGCGGCTTTTATTTCTGAGCAATCCCTCGAACAAATGCGGCGGGAAGTCATGGAACAGATCGTTCAGGTTTTTCGCGGGGAAAAGCCGAGAAATCTCGTCAACCTGAAGTAG
- a CDS encoding formylmethanofuran dehydrogenase subunit A — translation MATLVIRGGAVYDPLHHRDGEIIDLWIENGKVVEPPADPAFRADKELDASGCVVMPGGVDMHCHIAGPKVNAARRMLAGAQRSARQLGVPQFPRAGNAGPVPSSFATGYLYAGLGYTTAFDAAIPPLHARAVHAEFADLPILDKGFYTLLGNNQFVMQCLAQNNQPALEAFVAWVLNAAYGYAVKIVNPGGVEYWKSARLPLDDLDMPIGSERVTPRRIVRQLAEAADRLRLPHPVHIHCNHLGIPGNWRTTLATMQSLEGHRGHFTHIQYHSYAGEPNDQATFGSATAQLVEYVESHPEITVDVGQVLFGDTVSMTGDSQVGYYLHRLTGRRWFSGDTEVEGGCGVVPITYRDKSAVHALQWAIGLEWYLLMSDPWRIAMSTDHPNGASFLAYPQIIAFLMSESLRAEMLARLPAAMRSKTILGDLKREYSLREIAIITRAAPARMLGLANKGHLGCGADADVTIYSRQDDLREMFEIPRYVLKGGEVVVDGGELRSTPTGATWHTLRTWDESFEKHMASFFRDRYTLNIKNYVLEPEDLAGQTASNSTSG, via the coding sequence GTGGCAACTTTAGTAATCCGTGGTGGAGCGGTTTATGATCCTCTCCATCATCGAGATGGCGAAATCATCGATCTATGGATCGAAAATGGCAAAGTTGTCGAACCACCTGCCGATCCTGCTTTCCGAGCTGACAAAGAGCTGGATGCCAGTGGTTGTGTCGTGATGCCTGGTGGAGTCGATATGCACTGTCATATCGCGGGGCCGAAAGTGAATGCCGCACGTCGCATGCTGGCTGGTGCCCAGCGAAGTGCGAGGCAGCTTGGAGTGCCCCAGTTTCCGCGGGCGGGAAATGCCGGCCCGGTGCCATCAAGTTTTGCCACGGGATATCTGTACGCGGGACTGGGGTATACGACGGCGTTTGATGCCGCGATTCCTCCATTACATGCCAGAGCTGTGCATGCCGAGTTTGCGGATCTTCCCATTCTTGATAAGGGCTTTTATACGCTTCTGGGTAATAACCAGTTCGTGATGCAATGCCTCGCGCAGAATAATCAGCCGGCTCTGGAGGCGTTCGTGGCGTGGGTGCTGAATGCTGCCTATGGATATGCCGTAAAGATCGTGAATCCCGGGGGAGTAGAATACTGGAAAAGTGCTCGTTTGCCCCTTGATGATCTCGATATGCCCATTGGAAGTGAGCGAGTGACACCTCGTCGTATTGTGAGACAACTGGCCGAAGCTGCAGATCGACTGCGTCTGCCGCATCCTGTGCATATCCATTGCAACCATCTGGGGATTCCCGGTAACTGGCGTACGACTTTGGCAACGATGCAGTCTCTGGAGGGACATCGCGGGCATTTCACACATATCCAGTATCACAGCTATGCCGGTGAACCGAATGATCAGGCGACGTTTGGTTCGGCAACTGCACAACTGGTTGAGTACGTCGAGAGTCATCCGGAGATTACCGTCGATGTGGGGCAGGTGCTCTTTGGTGACACAGTTTCGATGACCGGAGACAGTCAGGTCGGTTACTACCTGCATCGACTGACGGGACGCCGGTGGTTCAGCGGCGATACGGAAGTCGAAGGTGGCTGTGGTGTCGTACCGATCACCTATCGCGATAAAAGTGCTGTCCATGCTCTTCAATGGGCCATTGGCCTGGAGTGGTATCTGCTGATGAGTGATCCATGGCGAATTGCCATGAGTACCGACCATCCGAATGGGGCCTCGTTTCTGGCGTATCCGCAGATTATCGCCTTTCTGATGAGTGAATCGTTGCGAGCCGAAATGCTGGCTCGTTTACCGGCGGCCATGCGGTCGAAGACGATTCTGGGAGATTTAAAGCGAGAGTACAGTTTGCGCGAAATTGCCATCATCACGAGAGCTGCCCCGGCCAGGATGCTCGGTTTGGCGAACAAAGGTCACCTGGGCTGTGGTGCGGATGCCGATGTGACCATCTATTCCCGGCAGGATGATCTCCGGGAGATGTTCGAAATCCCCCGTTATGTTCTCAAAGGTGGTGAAGTGGTCGTCGATGGCGGGGAGTTGCGATCGACCCCGACAGGCGCGACGTGGCATACATTGAGGACGTGGGACGAATCGTTTGAGAAACACATGGCGTCGTTCTTTCGCGATCGTTACACGTTGAACATCAAGAATTATGTGCTCGAGCCAGAAGACCTGGCTGGTCAAACCGCGTCGAATTCGACTTCCGGGTAA
- a CDS encoding DUF4870 domain-containing protein, with amino-acid sequence MSIADELFKLQQLRDNGTISNEEFELQKARLIEPKPALNLDVKQWSVLLHLSQLLNLVTGFGGIIAPIVIWMLFRDQSPEIDQHGKNIVNWWISSFIYGVVSGILCVVIIGIPMLIVLVILTILFPIIGAIKAGNGEVWKYPMTIAFIK; translated from the coding sequence ATGTCAATTGCCGATGAACTCTTCAAACTGCAGCAGCTTCGCGATAACGGTACGATCTCGAATGAAGAATTCGAGCTTCAAAAAGCCCGGCTGATTGAACCCAAGCCAGCACTCAATCTGGATGTGAAGCAATGGTCTGTGCTACTCCACCTCTCACAATTGTTGAATCTGGTGACGGGCTTTGGCGGAATTATTGCCCCCATTGTCATCTGGATGCTCTTCCGCGATCAATCACCAGAGATTGACCAGCACGGAAAGAACATCGTGAACTGGTGGATTTCCAGCTTCATCTACGGAGTTGTCAGCGGCATTCTCTGTGTCGTGATCATTGGCATCCCGATGTTGATTGTGCTGGTGATCCTGACGATCCTCTTCCCCATCATCGGTGCCATTAAGGCCGGTAATGGAGAGGTCTGGAAATATCCAATGACCATCGCCTTTATCAAGTAG
- a CDS encoding sigma-54 interaction domain-containing protein, with translation MDTMIGTSQSMLDVHRLVRQVASTSATVLLLGETGTGKELVAKAVHEMSPRASGPFIRVNCGALSESLLESELFGHVKGAFTSAFENRTGRFEAAHGGTIFLDEINSMSYTLQVKLLRVLQEQEFERVGDTKTIRVDCRIVAATNRDLLDEIDAGRFREDLYYRLNVVPIYLPPLRDRPDDLADLIAHFAKRYAIANSRPVPKVSEDVIAVLRSYAWPGNVRELQNYVERAIVLSSGETLTLDLFPPHVRGMAPIRLNRSRSNNLETLCSELVTLGLLDAGEDCTNAYDRVVTLVEKELILQVLRTCQGVQTKAATKLGINRNTLHKKITDYHLESEAR, from the coding sequence ATGGACACGATGATTGGCACCAGCCAATCGATGCTGGATGTGCATCGACTTGTCCGTCAAGTGGCATCCACATCAGCGACAGTTCTTCTCCTTGGTGAAACCGGGACAGGAAAAGAGCTTGTTGCCAAAGCCGTTCACGAAATGAGCCCGCGGGCCTCAGGTCCATTTATCCGGGTCAATTGTGGCGCATTGAGCGAAAGCCTGCTTGAGAGCGAACTCTTTGGTCACGTGAAGGGTGCTTTCACGAGTGCTTTCGAAAATCGCACGGGGCGTTTTGAAGCCGCCCATGGGGGCACAATTTTTCTGGACGAAATCAACTCCATGAGTTACACGCTGCAGGTCAAACTGCTGCGTGTGCTGCAGGAGCAGGAATTCGAACGCGTTGGCGATACAAAGACCATTCGGGTGGATTGCCGGATCGTCGCCGCCACAAACCGTGACCTGCTCGATGAAATCGATGCCGGTCGCTTCCGTGAAGACCTCTATTATCGCCTGAACGTCGTCCCGATCTATCTGCCGCCATTGCGCGATCGACCAGACGATCTGGCAGACCTCATTGCTCACTTTGCGAAGCGATATGCGATAGCCAACAGCCGCCCCGTTCCTAAAGTTTCCGAAGATGTGATCGCTGTCCTGAGATCCTACGCGTGGCCGGGAAACGTGCGAGAACTCCAGAACTATGTCGAGCGTGCGATTGTCTTGTCCTCGGGCGAGACGTTAACACTCGATCTTTTCCCTCCGCATGTTCGCGGCATGGCACCCATCCGCCTGAATCGATCCCGCTCCAACAACCTCGAAACTCTTTGTAGCGAACTGGTCACGCTGGGCCTGCTGGATGCAGGAGAAGATTGCACCAACGCCTATGACCGCGTGGTGACTCTCGTCGAGAAAGAACTGATCCTGCAGGTTCTGCGAACTTGCCAGGGAGTCCAAACCAAAGCGGCGACTAAGCTGGGGATCAACCGGAACACACTGCATAAGAAAATCACCGATTATCACCTCGAATCTGAGGCTCGATAA
- a CDS encoding segregation and condensation protein A, translating into MPDYRVQLDTFSGPLDLLLYLVRRNEIDLLDLPISQITNQFLTFLQVLELIDLDTVGEFVVMASSLIEIKSRLVLPRAEDQAQEAQSAMGEDPRAELVEQLLEYKRYRDAGQALQKQADDWHNHFPRMTSEKPKSSRDIANDSFKEVELWDLVSALTRVMQKKIVVETAAIRYDDTPISVYVERIGAHVRKTGRASFSEFFEGANERSKIVGIFLAVLELLRHHQFHAEQPEPHGEIYLMPPDNPEHASSVDPAETP; encoded by the coding sequence ATGCCCGACTATCGCGTTCAACTCGACACCTTCAGCGGTCCTCTGGACCTGCTGCTCTATCTGGTGCGCCGCAACGAAATCGATCTGCTCGATTTGCCTATCTCGCAGATTACTAATCAGTTTCTCACATTTCTGCAGGTCCTTGAGCTGATCGATCTGGATACCGTGGGAGAATTTGTCGTCATGGCAAGTTCTCTGATCGAGATCAAAAGCCGCCTCGTTCTCCCTCGGGCTGAGGATCAGGCCCAGGAAGCTCAATCAGCCATGGGGGAAGACCCCCGGGCAGAACTCGTGGAGCAGTTACTCGAATACAAGCGATATCGAGATGCAGGACAAGCCCTGCAGAAACAGGCCGACGACTGGCACAATCATTTCCCGAGAATGACCAGTGAAAAGCCCAAATCGAGCCGGGATATCGCCAACGACTCTTTCAAAGAAGTCGAACTCTGGGATCTGGTGAGTGCCCTGACTCGAGTCATGCAGAAGAAGATCGTCGTCGAAACAGCTGCTATTCGTTACGACGACACTCCCATTTCTGTCTATGTCGAACGAATTGGAGCACATGTCCGCAAGACCGGTCGGGCATCGTTCAGCGAATTCTTCGAAGGTGCCAACGAGCGCAGCAAAATCGTGGGCATCTTTCTGGCTGTCCTTGAACTTCTCAGGCATCACCAGTTTCATGCCGAGCAACCAGAGCCTCATGGCGAGATCTATCTCATGCCACCTGACAATCCGGAGCATGCCTCGTCAGTCGATCCTGCTGAAACTCCCTGA
- a CDS encoding sugar phosphate isomerase/epimerase family protein, with the protein MTSHKPYWPIGVFTSVDAGLGVHLEVAQDLKVPTVQVHAPHPHTRTREHAQAFRAKCDAAGIQVTVIFGGFDGESYADIPTTARTVGLVPLETRASRVAEMKEISDFASWVGCPAIGLHIGFVPESSSPDYSELVRVTQDLLTHAANHGQAVHLETGQESADHLLEFIEDVNRPNLGINFDPANMILYGTGNPIEALRKVARYVRSIHCKDALWAPVNERGKSWGQEVALGTGDVGMEAYLTTLWEIGYRGPLTIEREIPHDPVQQKKDLASALELLTGLRKKIANC; encoded by the coding sequence ATGACTTCCCACAAACCGTATTGGCCTATTGGTGTATTTACATCTGTCGATGCCGGGTTAGGTGTCCATCTGGAAGTGGCACAGGATCTCAAGGTTCCCACGGTTCAGGTGCATGCCCCTCATCCGCATACGCGAACTCGTGAACATGCTCAGGCTTTTCGAGCCAAGTGCGATGCAGCCGGCATTCAGGTAACTGTTATCTTCGGTGGCTTTGATGGAGAAAGTTACGCCGATATCCCCACCACGGCACGAACTGTCGGGCTCGTCCCTCTTGAAACGCGTGCCAGTCGCGTCGCAGAAATGAAAGAGATTTCAGACTTCGCCAGTTGGGTCGGTTGCCCGGCTATTGGATTGCATATTGGTTTCGTCCCTGAAAGTTCCAGCCCCGATTACAGCGAACTGGTTCGCGTCACCCAGGATCTGCTCACTCATGCAGCAAACCATGGCCAGGCCGTCCATCTGGAAACAGGGCAGGAATCGGCAGATCACCTGCTGGAATTCATCGAAGATGTCAACCGCCCTAATCTGGGAATCAATTTCGACCCGGCCAATATGATCCTCTACGGGACAGGCAACCCGATTGAAGCGCTTCGCAAAGTGGCCCGTTATGTCCGCAGTATTCATTGTAAAGATGCTCTCTGGGCCCCAGTCAACGAACGTGGAAAATCATGGGGCCAGGAAGTCGCATTGGGGACTGGCGATGTCGGGATGGAAGCTTACCTCACGACACTCTGGGAGATCGGCTATCGCGGCCCACTCACCATCGAACGCGAAATTCCACACGATCCGGTTCAACAGAAGAAAGATCTCGCCAGTGCTCTGGAACTCCTGACAGGGCTGCGGAAGAAAATTGCCAACTGCTGA
- a CDS encoding DUF481 domain-containing protein: protein MFVICFSLLCSGLTGIAAEKVLLLDGSILIGNSQSVENGNVLWRTQTGEDVRIPINQIVRIDAEELTGSTNLPARSAPQNSSQQNTSPPPDIKMPSSEKPIFSSSAKALNNSPENSLLKGMNTEPTTPPLMQKDPLLEIQNPLVEVIDLTPPEEAFGHDAIEETWTESVPLLGSSVNAISSVLSTAQHTATAATNQASLWTNRIQLGGNFTNGNSNIDIIDVLAQFERSTKVSLRQMDVGGQWAQTTGNVTANRWWLNGNFDWPFSSEEDRWITFLSTKNEYNQLANLNIRSTNTTGLGYRFYYEPKKRLITRIGPAVTVEAFDSPDNTRTTFDLFSEVELRWPIAKRTSLESRIRYQPGLLDGAIYRVFSTSSIMWDLDEENRWKLALNLRTEYVSVPSPGRKSTDWFTVVSLVYQRK, encoded by the coding sequence ATGTTCGTCATTTGTTTCAGCTTGTTGTGCAGTGGCTTAACGGGGATCGCCGCCGAAAAAGTCCTTCTCCTGGATGGCAGCATTCTAATTGGCAACAGTCAATCCGTGGAAAATGGGAATGTTCTCTGGCGAACACAAACGGGAGAAGATGTTCGCATTCCCATCAACCAGATCGTGCGAATTGATGCCGAAGAACTAACCGGTTCAACCAACTTGCCGGCCAGATCCGCCCCTCAAAATTCATCTCAGCAGAACACAAGTCCCCCTCCCGATATCAAGATGCCAAGCTCTGAGAAACCAATCTTCTCATCCAGTGCTAAAGCCCTCAACAATTCTCCAGAAAACTCTCTGTTGAAAGGCATGAATACGGAGCCAACGACACCGCCCCTAATGCAGAAAGATCCTCTGTTAGAAATCCAAAATCCCCTCGTAGAAGTCATCGACCTGACACCTCCCGAAGAAGCCTTCGGTCACGACGCTATCGAAGAGACATGGACGGAGTCTGTTCCTCTCCTGGGTTCCTCAGTCAATGCGATCAGTTCCGTACTTTCCACGGCGCAACACACCGCCACAGCGGCCACCAACCAGGCTTCTTTGTGGACCAATCGCATTCAACTGGGTGGAAACTTTACGAACGGAAATTCGAACATCGACATCATCGATGTTCTTGCTCAATTCGAACGTTCAACCAAAGTCAGCCTCAGACAAATGGATGTGGGCGGGCAGTGGGCACAGACAACCGGGAACGTGACTGCCAACCGCTGGTGGCTTAACGGTAACTTTGACTGGCCATTCTCGAGCGAAGAAGACCGCTGGATTACATTCTTGAGTACCAAAAATGAATACAACCAGCTCGCAAATCTGAACATTCGCAGCACCAACACGACAGGATTAGGCTACCGCTTTTATTACGAACCCAAAAAACGATTGATCACTCGTATTGGCCCCGCTGTGACCGTCGAAGCGTTTGACTCTCCTGACAATACGCGAACCACGTTTGACTTGTTTTCGGAGGTTGAATTGCGCTGGCCGATTGCCAAACGGACATCTCTTGAATCGCGGATCCGCTATCAGCCGGGGCTTCTCGACGGAGCGATCTACCGTGTCTTCTCCACCTCTTCCATCATGTGGGATCTCGACGAAGAGAATCGCTGGAAGCTCGCCCTGAATCTTCGCACAGAGTACGTTTCAGTGCCCAGTCCCGGTCGAAAGTCCACCGACTGGTTCACTGTTGTTTCGCTGGTCTATCAGAGAAAATAG
- a CDS encoding DEAD/DEAH box helicase → MENQTVRFEDLGLSETTLAAVNKMGFATPSPIQAAFVPLALSGKDVIGQARTGSGKTAAFVLPILERVDAEKGYPQALVLTPTRELSQQIAEEASRLSLKHPLRSVCCVGGRNIRPQITDLKKGAQLVIGTPGRIIDLMQRGELDTSRLKMVVLDEADRMLDIGFRPDIERILRKCPTERQTLLLSATLPAPVARLAQKYMNDPERVDVSHIGADSQNSITQFYVPVDQDRKFRTLIRVLSQEKPQQVLVFTRTKRGAEEVYRKFSGRLPRIGFIHGDLSQNLREGVLSRFRDGRLRLLIATDVMGRGIDISGISHIVNYDVPMDCDDYVHRIGRTGRLSSTEKIGSAITFVTREEGDQLTNIEIRVNKELARYEIRDFETQRPRRPARHVNDPA, encoded by the coding sequence ATGGAGAATCAGACAGTTCGTTTTGAAGATTTGGGCCTGAGTGAAACAACTCTGGCAGCTGTTAATAAAATGGGGTTTGCAACCCCCAGCCCGATTCAAGCTGCATTTGTTCCGCTGGCACTATCAGGTAAAGATGTCATTGGTCAGGCACGCACCGGGTCTGGGAAAACAGCAGCTTTTGTGCTGCCGATTCTTGAACGAGTCGATGCTGAGAAAGGTTATCCTCAGGCGCTCGTCCTGACTCCTACTCGCGAATTGAGCCAGCAGATTGCCGAAGAGGCAAGCCGCCTTTCACTGAAGCATCCTTTGAGATCTGTTTGTTGCGTGGGTGGCCGAAATATACGCCCGCAGATTACTGATCTGAAGAAAGGGGCTCAGCTTGTTATCGGAACCCCCGGGCGCATCATCGATCTGATGCAACGGGGGGAACTCGACACTTCGCGGTTGAAAATGGTGGTGTTAGACGAAGCCGATCGGATGCTTGACATTGGTTTTCGGCCAGATATCGAGCGAATTCTGAGAAAATGCCCGACCGAAAGACAGACGCTGTTGCTCTCTGCCACATTGCCAGCACCTGTGGCACGGCTGGCACAAAAGTATATGAATGATCCCGAACGAGTCGATGTTTCTCACATCGGGGCGGATTCTCAGAATTCGATTACGCAGTTCTATGTGCCTGTGGATCAGGATCGCAAGTTTCGCACTTTGATTCGTGTGCTCTCGCAAGAAAAGCCACAGCAGGTGCTGGTATTCACAAGAACCAAACGTGGTGCGGAAGAGGTGTACCGCAAGTTCAGCGGTCGCTTGCCGAGAATCGGCTTTATCCACGGTGATTTGTCGCAGAATCTGAGAGAAGGTGTGCTTTCCCGCTTCCGTGATGGTCGTTTGAGACTGTTGATTGCGACCGATGTCATGGGGCGTGGCATTGATATCAGTGGCATATCTCATATTGTAAATTACGACGTCCCTATGGATTGCGATGACTATGTGCATCGGATTGGTCGAACAGGCCGCTTGTCATCGACGGAAAAAATTGGCTCCGCGATTACCTTCGTTACGCGAGAAGAAGGTGACCAGTTGACCAACATTGAAATCCGAGTCAACAAGGAACTGGCCCGGTACGAGATACGAGATTTCGAAACTCAGCGGCCGCGCCGCCCTGCCCGGCATGTGAATGACCCGGCATAA